The following are encoded in a window of Calditrichota bacterium genomic DNA:
- the nifU gene encoding Fe-S cluster assembly scaffold protein NifU produces the protein MTDITSEYTEKVMDHYEHPRNVGVVENANGVGVVGNPACGDVMKLTIRVENNRIVDAKFKTFGCGAAIATSSMVTEMVKGKTLEEALAITNKTVAEALGGLPKVKMHCSVLAEDALKAAIDDYRKRVAAGEKV, from the coding sequence ATGACAGACATCACGAGCGAGTATACCGAAAAGGTAATGGATCATTACGAGCATCCGCGCAATGTGGGCGTGGTGGAAAACGCCAACGGGGTGGGAGTTGTGGGCAATCCCGCCTGCGGCGATGTGATGAAACTCACGATCCGCGTGGAGAACAACCGTATTGTGGATGCCAAGTTCAAGACCTTTGGCTGTGGGGCGGCTATCGCCACCAGCTCCATGGTTACCGAGATGGTCAAGGGCAAGACCTTGGAAGAAGCTTTGGCGATCACGAACAAGACAGTGGCAGAGGCACTGGGTGGCCTGCCGAAGGTGAAGATGCACTGCTCGGTCCTGGCAGAGGACGCCTTGAAAGCAGCCATCGACGATTACCGGAAGCGCGTTGCGGCAGGCGAAAAGGTCTAA